Proteins found in one Subtercola endophyticus genomic segment:
- the nadD gene encoding nicotinate-nucleotide adenylyltransferase, with translation MTPALDGEPHRQRIGIMGGTFDPIHHGHLVAASEVAQFFELDEVVFVPTGQPWQKTDVTAAEHRYLMTVIATASNPRFTVSRVDIDRGGPTYTVDTLRDLQAAHPDADLFFISGADAIAQILGWKNSAELWSLAHFVAVSRPGHTLAISALPRQDVSYLEVPALAISSTDCRGRVGRGFPVWYLVPDGVVQYITKHHLYRSVE, from the coding sequence ATGACGCCGGCTCTCGACGGTGAGCCGCACCGCCAGCGCATCGGCATCATGGGTGGCACGTTCGACCCGATCCATCACGGCCACCTCGTGGCGGCCAGTGAGGTCGCCCAATTCTTCGAGCTCGACGAGGTCGTTTTTGTGCCGACCGGTCAGCCCTGGCAGAAGACAGATGTCACGGCCGCCGAGCACCGTTACCTCATGACGGTCATCGCCACGGCATCGAACCCGCGCTTCACCGTCAGCCGGGTCGACATCGACCGAGGCGGCCCGACGTATACGGTCGATACTCTGCGCGACCTGCAGGCCGCTCATCCCGACGCCGACCTGTTCTTCATCTCGGGGGCCGACGCCATTGCGCAGATTCTGGGCTGGAAGAACTCCGCGGAACTCTGGTCGCTCGCCCACTTCGTGGCGGTGTCGCGGCCGGGGCACACCCTCGCCATTTCCGCTTTGCCACGACAAGACGTAAGCTATTTGGAAGTTCCGGCTCTTGCGATATCGTCAACCGATTGTCGTGGGCGGGTAGGCCGGGGATTCCCAGTGTGGTACTTGGTACCCGACGGTGTAGTTCAATACATCACCAAGCATCACCTATATCGGAGTGTTGAATGA
- the proB gene encoding glutamate 5-kinase, protein MTARQTLSRDHIGTAKRIVVKVGSSSISGDNAGQIGPLVTALAEAHGRGCEVILVSSGAIATGMPYLHLDARPTDLATQQAAAAVGQNVLIYRYQDSLDRYKIVAGQVLLTAGDLENPSHRSNAQRAMERLLGLRILPIVNENDTVATQEIRFGDNDRLAALVSILVKADLLVLLSDVDALYTRPPQEPGAVKIVDVPVGDQLADVTFGDIGAAGVGTGGAATKVSAARLAADAGTAVLVTSATLVREALAGHPIGTFFEPASTRPGDAPAARHPVVPPVSSSIS, encoded by the coding sequence GTGACCGCACGCCAAACCCTCAGCCGTGACCACATCGGCACCGCTAAGCGCATCGTCGTCAAGGTCGGCTCGTCGTCGATCAGCGGAGACAACGCCGGCCAGATCGGCCCGCTCGTCACGGCGCTCGCCGAGGCGCACGGCCGCGGCTGCGAGGTCATCCTGGTGTCGTCGGGCGCCATCGCGACCGGCATGCCGTACCTGCACCTGGATGCCCGCCCCACCGACCTGGCCACACAACAAGCCGCGGCTGCCGTCGGCCAGAACGTGCTGATCTACCGCTACCAAGACAGCCTCGACCGCTACAAGATTGTCGCGGGGCAGGTGCTGCTCACTGCGGGCGACCTCGAGAACCCGAGCCACCGCAGCAACGCCCAGCGCGCCATGGAGCGTCTGCTCGGCCTCCGCATCCTGCCGATCGTGAATGAGAACGACACCGTCGCGACGCAGGAGATCCGATTCGGCGACAACGACCGGCTCGCGGCCCTGGTGTCGATTCTGGTCAAGGCCGACCTGCTCGTGCTGCTCTCCGACGTCGACGCGCTGTACACGCGACCGCCGCAGGAGCCCGGTGCCGTGAAGATCGTCGACGTGCCAGTCGGCGATCAGCTGGCCGATGTGACGTTCGGCGACATCGGCGCCGCCGGCGTGGGAACCGGGGGAGCGGCCACGAAGGTGTCCGCCGCCCGTCTCGCGGCCGACGCGGGCACAGCGGTGCTCGTCACGAGTGCGACGCTCGTGCGTGAGGCGCTCGCCGGGCATCCCATCGGCACCTTCTTCGAGCCCGCCAGCACCCGGCCCGGGGACGCCCCGGCAGCCCGGCACCCCGTCGTACCGCCCGTCTCTTCGTCGATTTCGTAG
- a CDS encoding enolase C-terminal domain-like protein, protein MSDDRSFPVPWPSRDSVRITAVRCIVTAPEGIPLVVVCIDTTDDGLHGLGCATFTQRWQAVVAYIEALEPLLVGRSPADIEDLTRLAKLSSYWREGPVGNNAISGIDLALWDIAGKRAGMPVHELLGGRVRGAADAYIHASGPSIGAAVDHAGELLEAGWRNVRIQAGQKGLGAYGAPGTAGAHPGAPYPDGWSVEEYLRQTPELFDRARSELPVGTGLLHDVHSRLTPKQAVLLARRLEPFDLFFLEDVLAPEDWERLPEVRAASPVPIAVGELATSVQAAARLVLTGAVDYLRCHISAIGGLTPGRKLAALAEFTGVRTAWHAPGDTSPVGAAANIALDVTSPAFGIQEGYVFSEVVHEVFPGTLRIVDGWIRPNDSPGWGIELDERAAAAYPPGHSAHDVWASRVRSPDGTLRAP, encoded by the coding sequence ATGTCGGATGACCGTTCGTTCCCGGTGCCGTGGCCCTCGCGCGATAGTGTGCGCATCACCGCGGTGCGCTGCATCGTCACTGCACCGGAGGGCATCCCCCTCGTCGTGGTGTGCATCGACACCACCGACGACGGGCTGCACGGGCTCGGCTGCGCTACCTTCACCCAGCGCTGGCAGGCGGTGGTGGCCTACATCGAGGCGCTCGAGCCGCTGCTCGTCGGTCGCAGCCCCGCCGATATCGAAGATCTCACCAGGCTTGCCAAGCTCAGCTCCTACTGGCGCGAAGGCCCCGTGGGTAACAACGCGATTTCGGGCATCGACCTTGCTCTGTGGGACATCGCCGGTAAGCGTGCCGGCATGCCGGTGCATGAACTCCTCGGCGGTCGGGTGCGCGGTGCCGCTGACGCGTACATCCACGCCAGCGGACCGAGTATCGGAGCCGCCGTCGATCACGCCGGCGAACTGCTCGAGGCCGGATGGCGCAACGTGAGAATACAGGCCGGGCAGAAGGGACTCGGCGCCTACGGGGCTCCGGGTACCGCCGGCGCACATCCGGGCGCCCCGTACCCCGACGGATGGAGCGTCGAGGAGTACCTGCGCCAGACACCTGAACTGTTCGACCGGGCGCGATCTGAGCTGCCGGTGGGTACCGGACTGCTGCACGACGTGCACTCGCGTCTCACTCCGAAGCAGGCGGTGCTGCTCGCGCGGCGTCTCGAGCCGTTTGATCTCTTCTTCCTCGAAGATGTGCTCGCGCCTGAAGATTGGGAGCGGTTGCCCGAGGTGCGCGCTGCGTCGCCTGTTCCCATTGCCGTCGGCGAGCTGGCGACGTCTGTGCAGGCCGCGGCGCGACTGGTGCTCACCGGCGCTGTCGACTACCTGCGGTGCCACATCTCGGCGATCGGCGGGCTGACCCCCGGTCGCAAGCTCGCGGCGCTCGCCGAATTCACTGGCGTGCGCACCGCGTGGCACGCACCGGGCGACACGTCGCCGGTCGGGGCCGCAGCCAATATAGCGCTGGATGTCACCTCGCCTGCATTCGGCATCCAGGAGGGTTACGTCTTCTCCGAAGTGGTGCACGAGGTGTTTCCCGGAACGCTTCGCATCGTCGACGGCTGGATTCGACCGAATGACTCCCCTGGCTGGGGTATCGAACTCGACGAACGCGCGGCGGCAGCGTATCCGCCCGGCCACTCGGCGCACGACGTCTGGGCGTCACGCGTGCGTTCGCCGGATGGCACCTTGCGCGCCCCGTGA
- a CDS encoding NAD-dependent epimerase/dehydratase family protein, translated as MGTSRVLVTGASGVIGRAVVARLVASGARVTALSLRGPFPEAADRVIEGDALDPDVVHRAFADVDSFVHLAAIPHPSLGTPLEVFRRNVTATFTVLAEAGERNVRRGVIASSINAFGVPMNTRGVMPAYFPLDERMPADFTDAYSLSKVVDERSLVMAERAWNVSGVALRFPHVGDQERLLRAAAEARADPAASVREGWGYLDVRDAARAVEQGLTRSYTGAHVVGLSAADTLLNAPTEEILARWAPGVPLRSSLPGRSAAIDTTRARELLDFEPDHSMHDGYADHGADPERLIDVG; from the coding sequence GTGGGAACTTCCCGAGTACTCGTCACGGGTGCCTCCGGTGTTATAGGCAGGGCCGTGGTGGCGCGGCTGGTCGCATCCGGCGCTCGGGTCACGGCCCTTTCTCTGCGAGGGCCATTCCCTGAAGCCGCCGACCGTGTGATCGAAGGCGATGCCCTCGATCCCGATGTGGTGCATCGTGCCTTTGCCGATGTCGACTCGTTCGTGCATCTTGCTGCGATACCTCACCCGTCGCTGGGTACGCCGCTCGAGGTGTTCCGCCGAAACGTCACGGCGACGTTCACCGTTCTCGCTGAGGCGGGGGAGCGGAATGTGCGTCGAGGGGTGATCGCCAGCAGCATCAATGCCTTCGGGGTGCCGATGAACACTCGGGGAGTGATGCCCGCGTACTTTCCGTTGGACGAACGGATGCCGGCCGACTTCACCGACGCCTACTCGTTGTCGAAGGTCGTCGACGAGCGATCGCTGGTGATGGCGGAACGAGCGTGGAACGTGAGCGGTGTGGCTCTAAGGTTTCCACACGTCGGCGACCAGGAACGGCTGCTGCGAGCGGCGGCGGAGGCCCGTGCCGATCCGGCCGCATCGGTGCGCGAGGGCTGGGGTTACCTCGACGTGCGCGATGCGGCTCGCGCGGTGGAGCAGGGGCTCACGCGCAGCTACACCGGCGCGCACGTCGTGGGCTTGAGCGCTGCCGACACCCTGCTGAATGCGCCGACAGAAGAAATCCTCGCTCGGTGGGCACCTGGTGTTCCGTTGCGGTCTTCGCTGCCGGGGCGATCGGCTGCAATCGATACCACGCGGGCCAGAGAGCTTCTGGACTTCGAGCCGGATCACAGCATGCACGACGGATATGCAGACCACGGCGCAGACCCGGAGCGGCTGATCGATGTCGGATGA
- a CDS encoding glutamate-5-semialdehyde dehydrogenase, whose translation MSQTILDAPVQTGRSLNDKLLAARAASLTLATANADQKNAALEAIAAAVAGGADRILPANELDLANGRENGLSTALQDRLALSEARLASLAEAVREIIGLVDPVGESVRGRVLPNGVRIDQVRVPFGVVGVIYEARPNVTVDIAALALKSGNAVVLRGGSAAENTNAVLVSLIQQALASVGLPADSVQTIDEFGREGAHDLMQARGLVDVLIPRGSANLINTVVAESKVPVIETGAGVVHVFLDESANEQWAVDIVHNAKVQRPSVCNALETLLVHRDAAERLLPAVLAKLRGAGVIIHADDETRALFADALPATEEDWQTEYMSLDLAVKVVADIEEAMQHIRTYSTHHTESIVTNDLGNAERFLNEVDSAAVMVNASTRFTDGGEFGFGAEVGISTQKLHARGPMGLPELTSTKWLVRGSGQIRG comes from the coding sequence ATGTCGCAAACGATTCTCGACGCCCCCGTTCAGACCGGTCGCTCGCTGAACGACAAGCTTCTCGCCGCCCGGGCCGCGTCGCTCACCCTGGCTACGGCCAATGCCGACCAGAAGAACGCCGCTCTCGAGGCCATCGCTGCCGCCGTGGCAGGCGGCGCAGACCGCATTCTGCCGGCGAACGAACTCGACCTCGCCAACGGCCGCGAGAACGGCCTGTCGACCGCCCTGCAAGACCGCCTCGCCCTCAGCGAAGCGCGCCTGGCCTCGCTCGCCGAGGCCGTGCGCGAGATCATCGGTCTCGTCGACCCCGTCGGTGAGAGCGTGCGGGGCCGCGTACTGCCGAACGGAGTGCGCATAGACCAGGTGCGAGTGCCGTTCGGTGTGGTCGGCGTCATCTACGAAGCCCGCCCCAATGTCACCGTCGACATCGCAGCGCTGGCCCTCAAGAGCGGCAACGCGGTTGTCTTGCGCGGCGGTTCGGCCGCCGAGAATACGAACGCGGTTCTGGTGTCGCTGATTCAGCAGGCCCTGGCCTCCGTCGGGCTGCCCGCCGACTCTGTTCAGACCATCGACGAGTTCGGCCGCGAGGGCGCGCACGACCTGATGCAGGCTCGCGGGCTGGTCGACGTTCTCATTCCGCGCGGCAGCGCCAACCTCATCAACACGGTCGTCGCTGAGTCGAAGGTTCCCGTCATCGAGACCGGGGCCGGCGTCGTGCATGTCTTTCTCGACGAGAGCGCCAACGAGCAGTGGGCCGTCGACATCGTGCACAACGCCAAGGTGCAGCGCCCGAGCGTCTGCAACGCCCTCGAGACGCTGCTGGTGCACCGCGACGCGGCCGAACGGCTGCTGCCCGCAGTGCTCGCGAAGCTGCGCGGCGCGGGAGTGATCATCCACGCCGACGACGAGACGCGCGCCCTGTTCGCCGATGCGCTGCCGGCGACCGAAGAAGACTGGCAGACCGAGTACATGAGCCTCGACCTCGCCGTAAAGGTCGTCGCCGACATCGAGGAGGCGATGCAGCACATTCGCACGTATTCGACCCACCACACCGAGTCGATCGTCACGAACGACCTCGGCAACGCCGAGCGGTTCTTGAACGAGGTCGACTCGGCGGCGGTCATGGTGAACGCATCGACCCGGTTCACCGACGGTGGCGAGTTCGGCTTCGGTGCTGAGGTCGGCATCTCCACGCAGAAGCTGCACGCTCGCGGCCCGATGGGGCTGCCAGAACTGACCAGCACCAAGTGGCTCGTGCGCGGCTCGGGCCAGATCCGCGGCTGA
- a CDS encoding LacI family DNA-binding transcriptional regulator, which translates to MIDPPVTLSEVAAAAGVSVSTASKALNDTDRVSAKTRAHVTETARRLGFRGNALARAFANGHSQTIGVLTHRVANPFSRAVLAGAATTLGLHEQAMLLYDARFGDEAMAESIAQLHARRIDGVIVIGDGTSFATKSITDQFEVPVVYAFTLSDHPNDLTVTADDHEIGRLAAQRFIDSGRRGIVHMTGPASDHAAIAREQGARSALNASGLDWATPPRFGSWTELWGETALGDVIAAVPDLDAIFCGNDHIARGAERRLQSLGRSVPGDVALIGVDNWERLMVDQAIQHLTTVDVGLERIGELAALHLLEPGDERGLHLVPPTLVLAETG; encoded by the coding sequence ATGATCGATCCCCCGGTGACCCTCAGCGAGGTCGCCGCTGCCGCAGGCGTCTCGGTCTCGACCGCATCCAAAGCCCTGAACGACACCGATCGGGTGTCGGCGAAGACACGGGCCCACGTGACCGAGACCGCACGAAGACTCGGTTTCCGCGGCAACGCGCTCGCTAGAGCATTCGCGAATGGCCACAGTCAGACCATCGGCGTGCTCACCCACCGTGTCGCCAATCCGTTCAGCCGCGCGGTGCTTGCGGGCGCGGCGACAACGCTGGGTCTGCATGAGCAGGCGATGCTGCTCTACGACGCGCGCTTCGGCGACGAGGCCATGGCCGAGAGCATCGCTCAGTTGCACGCACGCCGCATCGACGGGGTCATCGTGATCGGCGATGGAACGTCGTTCGCCACGAAGTCGATCACAGACCAGTTCGAAGTACCGGTGGTCTACGCATTCACGCTCTCCGATCATCCGAACGACCTCACCGTCACGGCCGACGACCACGAGATCGGCCGTCTCGCCGCCCAACGTTTCATCGACTCTGGGCGCCGCGGAATCGTACACATGACAGGCCCGGCCAGCGACCATGCAGCCATCGCCCGTGAGCAGGGCGCCCGGTCAGCCTTGAACGCATCCGGCCTCGACTGGGCCACCCCGCCTCGCTTCGGGTCATGGACAGAACTCTGGGGCGAGACGGCCCTCGGCGACGTCATCGCCGCCGTGCCTGATCTCGACGCGATCTTCTGCGGCAACGACCATATCGCGCGCGGCGCCGAACGCCGCCTGCAGAGCCTCGGTCGGTCGGTACCCGGCGACGTCGCTCTGATCGGGGTCGACAACTGGGAGCGGCTCATGGTCGACCAGGCCATCCAGCACCTGACCACCGTCGACGTCGGGCTCGAGCGAATCGGCGAGCTCGCCGCTCTGCACCTCCTCGAGCCGGGTGACGAGCGTGGGCTACACCTCGTGCCGCCCACGCTCGTGCTGGCCGAGACCGGATGA
- the rsfS gene encoding ribosome silencing factor — MTASTRSVELTQVAATAADAKQAENLVALDVTGPLPLTDVFLLASGRNEPNVRAIAEEIIEKLGDAGAPLLRREGLSEGRWVLLDFGDLVVHVFHEEDRMYYSLERLWKDCPVVPLTVSV; from the coding sequence TTGACTGCATCCACTCGTTCCGTCGAACTCACCCAGGTCGCTGCCACCGCAGCAGACGCCAAACAGGCCGAGAACCTGGTCGCGCTCGACGTGACCGGCCCTCTGCCCCTCACCGACGTGTTCTTGCTGGCCTCAGGCCGCAACGAACCCAACGTGCGTGCCATCGCCGAAGAGATCATCGAGAAGCTCGGCGACGCCGGTGCGCCGCTGCTGCGCCGCGAGGGCCTCTCTGAGGGCCGTTGGGTACTGCTCGACTTCGGTGACCTCGTGGTGCACGTCTTTCACGAAGAAGACCGCATGTACTACTCCCTCGAGCGGCTCTGGAAAGACTGCCCGGTCGTTCCGCTCACTGTTTCGGTCTGA
- a CDS encoding GH39 family glycosyl hydrolase, whose amino-acid sequence MNQAPAPRPLARRARAAAAVVATIVALVAAPLAGVSSAAADPGSVVLGGFESDGEGWSAVSYNGATAALTRVASDSGSGVSSGRFDMTIPSGGVAEFVREVPSVDLTELTFRVKSTEIAAVALRLRDSTGQLHQQLVTLDPSQTGWQQVSVTDLAGGASAAHWDGANDGVWHGPLAAVSFVFDEWNPVTHLAAASAEIDDITAITTPATVPALAVTPSTLGNVFTAGDPVLLGFASSGETLSWQVRDSSGTSVATGSAATTALAGELPLSITEPGWYQVDLVATAADGTTTTGGTDFAVLASHDFASSTDTRMAVATHFGFNWDQALTSLISEGGISTARDEAYWAEQETTPGQIVFSDKVKAYTTALSDSNVDYLQILSYGNAAYYPDEAPSTDEQREAFARYAVASLDEFGTDDTEYEVWNEWNWRDQDGPAGATPANYVALLKTTADAMRAVDPSVKIIGPALAIVQDWDDWFQEFCDLGGLDYVDGVSIHPYVFPQNPEASMVYLDRINQIMADHGVTKPLYITEQGWPTSSNSQGISETAQARSIVRAQLLAFADGAAQYTIYDFKDDGTDAANIENRFGIIRNEADPRGAYTPKPAYVGNAVLGRMIDERPLAGQSTFGVDGHDVSFDAGGASTLHALWADTPGTIAVAAAPGADLAVTDLYGRETTLTADAGGHAYLSVGPDPVYVEGVVTGVAPSDAFALAVDPEVVGEPADGTVTAVNGGANALEFSVAAGGATTTGTAASGASGSASVSYPAQSVPGDRVYTAEVSVAGDPVALLQATGTSIAPFSIDGTHALTEEGDEVLRLRVMNSGAVAATLGELTWAVGDQQGSGLADTIVEPGAKATLDVPVSAAAGTEWNARVTIGDTPTATATGILQPVAAITAAPEQSVTVDGNVDSAVTALASNSFVGDASPPVTGWAGDSDLSGQLWLTYDQQNLYVSARIVDDERSQPNRGADIWGGDGLQLGITRGASGESARVSELGAALTDAGPVDVWRWSPADVSTHPEGVDARITRDDQAATTSYEIAIPWTTLGIDPADRLFAMTAVVNENDGSGRRGWLSWGSGVAEAKNPAGFNTVRLDAAAASTPTPTPTPTPTPTPTPTSTPTPTPTTTPTSPRCRMHPFTHAAWHSTRPSRCSHTSVWG is encoded by the coding sequence ATGAATCAAGCCCCGGCACCGCGTCCGCTCGCACGTCGTGCACGTGCCGCCGCAGCAGTCGTGGCGACGATCGTTGCGTTGGTTGCTGCGCCGCTCGCCGGCGTCTCGAGCGCCGCCGCCGACCCAGGATCCGTTGTGCTCGGCGGCTTTGAGAGCGATGGCGAGGGCTGGTCGGCTGTCAGCTACAACGGTGCGACGGCTGCGCTGACCCGCGTCGCGAGCGACAGCGGGAGCGGGGTGAGCAGTGGCCGTTTCGATATGACCATTCCCAGCGGAGGTGTCGCCGAGTTCGTGCGGGAGGTTCCTTCGGTAGATCTGACCGAGTTGACGTTCCGAGTGAAGAGCACCGAAATCGCTGCGGTGGCGTTGCGGTTGAGAGATTCGACGGGGCAGCTTCATCAGCAGCTGGTGACTCTGGACCCGTCGCAGACGGGATGGCAGCAGGTCAGCGTCACCGACCTGGCAGGCGGAGCCAGCGCTGCGCACTGGGATGGCGCGAACGACGGCGTGTGGCACGGCCCGCTGGCGGCGGTCTCCTTCGTCTTCGACGAATGGAACCCGGTCACCCATCTCGCCGCGGCGAGCGCCGAGATCGATGATATTACGGCGATCACCACACCTGCCACCGTTCCGGCGCTCGCCGTCACCCCCAGCACGCTCGGCAACGTCTTCACCGCCGGCGACCCGGTTCTGCTCGGTTTCGCGAGTTCTGGAGAGACCCTCTCGTGGCAGGTTCGCGATTCCTCGGGAACATCCGTCGCCACCGGATCGGCTGCGACGACGGCGCTCGCCGGAGAACTGCCCCTCTCGATCACGGAGCCGGGCTGGTATCAGGTCGACCTCGTCGCTACGGCCGCCGACGGCACCACCACGACGGGCGGAACTGATTTCGCCGTGCTCGCCTCCCACGACTTTGCGAGTTCCACAGACACGCGGATGGCCGTGGCGACGCACTTCGGTTTCAACTGGGATCAGGCACTCACCTCCCTGATCTCCGAGGGTGGCATCTCGACGGCCCGTGACGAGGCATACTGGGCCGAGCAGGAGACCACGCCGGGGCAGATCGTGTTCAGCGACAAAGTGAAGGCCTACACGACCGCGCTCAGCGACTCCAATGTCGACTACCTGCAGATTCTGTCGTATGGCAACGCGGCGTACTACCCCGATGAGGCGCCGTCGACCGACGAACAGCGCGAAGCGTTCGCCCGGTATGCCGTTGCGTCGCTCGACGAATTCGGCACCGACGACACCGAGTACGAGGTCTGGAACGAGTGGAACTGGCGCGACCAAGACGGCCCGGCGGGGGCGACCCCCGCCAACTACGTGGCCCTGCTGAAGACCACTGCCGACGCCATGCGGGCCGTTGATCCGAGCGTGAAGATCATCGGGCCTGCGCTGGCCATCGTGCAGGATTGGGACGACTGGTTCCAGGAGTTCTGCGACCTGGGCGGTCTCGACTATGTCGACGGCGTCTCCATTCACCCCTACGTTTTTCCGCAGAATCCTGAGGCATCGATGGTCTACCTCGATCGGATCAACCAGATCATGGCCGATCACGGGGTCACGAAGCCGCTCTATATCACCGAGCAGGGCTGGCCGACGAGTTCGAACTCGCAGGGCATCAGCGAGACAGCGCAGGCTCGCTCGATCGTGCGGGCGCAACTTCTCGCCTTCGCCGACGGAGCCGCGCAGTACACGATCTACGACTTCAAAGACGACGGCACCGACGCGGCGAACATCGAGAACCGATTCGGCATCATCCGCAACGAGGCAGATCCTCGCGGCGCGTACACGCCGAAGCCAGCCTATGTCGGAAACGCCGTGCTCGGACGGATGATCGATGAGCGGCCGCTCGCGGGGCAATCGACCTTCGGCGTTGACGGGCACGACGTCTCTTTCGACGCCGGCGGAGCATCGACGCTGCACGCCCTGTGGGCCGACACTCCGGGAACGATTGCGGTGGCCGCTGCGCCCGGTGCCGACCTTGCCGTCACCGATCTGTACGGGCGGGAGACGACTCTGACAGCAGATGCGGGAGGGCACGCCTACCTCTCGGTCGGCCCTGATCCCGTCTACGTCGAGGGCGTCGTCACCGGCGTCGCACCGAGCGACGCCTTCGCTCTGGCCGTCGACCCGGAGGTCGTGGGCGAGCCTGCCGACGGAACGGTCACCGCTGTGAACGGCGGTGCGAACGCGCTCGAGTTCTCGGTGGCCGCCGGCGGCGCGACGACGACGGGTACCGCCGCATCCGGAGCCAGCGGCTCGGCGTCCGTCAGCTATCCCGCGCAGTCGGTGCCCGGCGACCGGGTCTACACCGCTGAGGTCTCGGTTGCGGGCGATCCTGTGGCCCTCTTGCAGGCCACGGGTACGTCGATCGCGCCGTTCTCGATCGACGGCACCCACGCGTTGACCGAGGAGGGCGACGAGGTCTTGCGCCTTCGTGTCATGAACTCGGGCGCGGTGGCGGCCACTCTCGGCGAGCTCACCTGGGCGGTCGGCGATCAGCAGGGCTCCGGCCTTGCCGACACGATCGTCGAGCCCGGCGCGAAGGCGACACTCGACGTGCCGGTGTCGGCCGCTGCGGGTACGGAATGGAACGCCCGCGTCACAATCGGCGACACTCCCACGGCCACGGCCACGGGCATCCTGCAGCCGGTTGCAGCGATCACCGCGGCGCCAGAGCAGTCGGTGACCGTCGACGGGAACGTGGATTCCGCGGTCACGGCGCTCGCTTCGAACTCCTTTGTTGGTGACGCGTCGCCACCGGTCACCGGATGGGCCGGAGACTCGGACCTGTCGGGGCAGTTGTGGCTCACGTACGATCAGCAGAACCTCTACGTTTCGGCTCGTATCGTCGACGACGAGCGGTCGCAACCCAACCGTGGTGCTGACATCTGGGGAGGAGATGGACTCCAGCTCGGCATCACGCGGGGAGCAAGCGGCGAATCCGCGCGGGTCAGCGAACTCGGCGCCGCGCTCACCGACGCAGGGCCGGTCGATGTCTGGCGATGGTCGCCGGCTGACGTCAGCACCCACCCGGAGGGTGTGGATGCCCGCATCACCCGTGACGATCAGGCCGCGACCACGAGCTACGAGATCGCGATTCCGTGGACGACCCTGGGCATCGACCCTGCCGATCGGCTGTTCGCCATGACGGCCGTCGTCAACGAGAATGACGGTTCGGGCCGTCGGGGCTGGCTGAGCTGGGGCAGCGGGGTTGCCGAGGCCAAGAACCCTGCCGGGTTCAACACCGTGCGGCTCGATGCTGCGGCTGCGTCTACGCCTACGCCGACCCCGACCCCAACGCCGACCCCGACGCCGACCCCGACATCAACCCCGACCCCGACCCCGACCACAACCCCGACATCACCCCGATGCCGGATGCATCCATTCACTCATGCGGCTTGGCACTCGACTCGGCCGTCGCGGTGCTCGCACACCTCGGTCTGGGGATGA